One window of the Rufibacter radiotolerans genome contains the following:
- a CDS encoding AMP-binding protein codes for MDHLLLNGKKFYLDEIQHYSFRESIPLNGYEAKTLEFCKNWLQGVQEFPVQTSGSTGAAKMMELKRDRMESSAKRTLRIFALKPEDRVLVCLNTEYIAGMMMLVRGFVGHLHMTIIEPVGNPLANVNPELDFDFVSMVPLQLQTILEQTPENVEKLNRMKAVLLGGAAIGRRLEELVQELGVPVYQSYGMTETISHVAVRRLNGPKKTDFYVAPPEVTLGQDDRGCLTISAEVTGGETLVTNDLVELMGNNSFKWVGRADNTINSGGVKVQLEKVEAALETALATFGMHRRCFAAALPDESLGERLIVVLEGSPLTEEEEINLKGKLGELLGKYELPKQFGYLPRLPETATGKIDRRGGIALI; via the coding sequence ATGGACCATCTGCTCCTCAACGGCAAGAAATTCTATCTAGATGAGATTCAGCACTACTCTTTCCGGGAGAGCATTCCTTTGAATGGCTACGAGGCCAAGACGTTGGAATTCTGTAAAAACTGGCTACAGGGGGTGCAGGAGTTTCCGGTACAGACTTCGGGCAGTACCGGTGCCGCCAAGATGATGGAGTTAAAGCGGGACCGCATGGAGTCCAGCGCTAAGCGTACTCTGCGCATCTTTGCCCTGAAGCCCGAAGACCGGGTACTCGTATGCCTGAATACCGAGTATATTGCCGGTATGATGATGTTGGTGCGGGGCTTTGTGGGGCACCTGCACATGACCATTATTGAACCGGTGGGTAACCCATTAGCCAATGTAAACCCTGAATTAGATTTTGACTTTGTGTCAATGGTGCCGCTTCAGCTCCAAACCATACTGGAACAGACCCCTGAAAACGTAGAAAAGCTGAACCGAATGAAGGCCGTGTTGCTGGGTGGGGCCGCCATTGGAAGAAGATTGGAGGAATTGGTGCAGGAGCTGGGCGTGCCGGTGTACCAAAGCTACGGCATGACAGAAACCATTTCGCACGTGGCGGTCCGGCGGTTGAACGGGCCAAAGAAAACAGATTTCTACGTGGCTCCGCCGGAAGTAACCCTGGGTCAGGATGACCGCGGCTGCCTCACTATCTCAGCTGAAGTAACGGGAGGCGAGACCCTGGTCACCAATGATCTGGTGGAACTGATGGGCAACAACTCCTTTAAGTGGGTAGGGCGCGCCGATAACACGATCAACTCAGGTGGGGTGAAGGTGCAGTTAGAAAAAGTAGAAGCAGCCCTGGAAACAGCATTAGCCACCTTTGGCATGCATCGCCGTTGCTTTGCCGCCGCCCTGCCAGATGAGTCTCTGGGAGAGCGCCTGATTGTGGTGCTGGAAGGAAGCCCGCTCACAGAGGAGGAGGAAATCAATCTCAAAGGAAAACTAGGGGAGTTGCTTGGCAAATATGAGCTGCCCAAACAGTTCGGTTACTTGCCTCGCCTGCCGGAGACGGCCACCGGTAAAATTGACCGCCGGGGAGGGATAGCCTTGATTTAG
- the menB gene encoding 1,4-dihydroxy-2-naphthoyl-CoA synthase, producing the protein MQSRYNWTTLKEYQEILFQFYNGIAKISINRPHVHNAFTPRTVAEMIDAMNICRDNAEIGAIILTGEGGKAFCSGGDQSVRGHGGYIGEDTVPRLNVLDLQMQIRRIPKPVIAMVAGWAIGGGHVLHVVCDLSIAAENARFGQTGPKVGSFDGGFGASYLARVVGQKKAREIWFLCDQYDAQDALQMGLVNKVVPLVQLEQTTVEWCEKILEKSPLALRMLKASFNAELDGQSGIQQLAGDATLLYYLSDEAKEGKNAFLEKRKPDFSKFPKFP; encoded by the coding sequence TTCCAATTTTACAACGGAATCGCCAAGATCAGCATTAACCGGCCGCATGTGCACAATGCCTTTACCCCGCGCACGGTAGCCGAGATGATTGACGCCATGAACATCTGCCGTGACAACGCAGAGATTGGCGCCATTATCCTGACCGGCGAAGGCGGCAAGGCGTTTTGCTCGGGCGGTGACCAGAGTGTGCGTGGCCATGGTGGCTACATTGGCGAAGATACTGTTCCCCGCCTGAACGTGCTGGACCTGCAGATGCAGATTCGTAGAATTCCCAAGCCAGTCATTGCCATGGTGGCGGGTTGGGCCATTGGCGGCGGGCATGTGCTGCATGTGGTGTGTGATTTGAGCATTGCCGCCGAAAACGCCCGTTTTGGCCAAACAGGCCCTAAAGTAGGTTCCTTTGATGGTGGCTTCGGGGCCTCTTACCTGGCAAGGGTAGTAGGCCAGAAGAAAGCCCGCGAGATCTGGTTCCTCTGCGATCAGTATGACGCCCAGGATGCCCTTCAAATGGGCTTAGTGAATAAGGTAGTGCCGTTGGTGCAGTTAGAGCAAACCACGGTAGAATGGTGCGAGAAAATACTGGAGAAAAGCCCGCTGGCCCTGCGTATGCTCAAAGCCTCTTTCAACGCCGAGCTGGATGGCCAGTCTGGTATCCAGCAACTGGCTGGTGACGCCACCTTGCTTTACTACCTCTCAGATGAGGCCAAAGAAGGCAAAAACGCCTTCCTTGAGAAGCGGAAGCCAGATTTCTCTAAATTCCCTAAGTTTCCTTGA